The proteins below are encoded in one region of Borrelia duttonii Ly:
- the yajC gene encoding preprotein translocase subunit YajC, giving the protein MFLLQDFSHSSSFFRSLLVFVPVIAIFWFLVISPQRKEEKKKKEMLKSLKKGDKVLTIGGIFGVVKRVDDSEVLLELSETSEAKFVKSSIEKVIFDEIKDKKLKNEK; this is encoded by the coding sequence ATGTTTTTATTGCAAGATTTTAGTCATAGTAGTAGCTTCTTTAGAAGCTTATTAGTTTTTGTTCCCGTAATAGCTATATTTTGGTTTTTAGTGATATCTCCTCAACGTAAAGAAGAGAAGAAAAAGAAAGAAATGCTGAAAAGCCTTAAAAAAGGTGATAAAGTTTTAACCATAGGTGGAATTTTTGGAGTTGTTAAGAGAGTTGATGATTCTGAAGTTTTGCTTGAGCTTAGTGAAACTTCAGAGGCAAAATTTGTAAAAAGTTCAATTGAGAAGGTTATTTTTGACGAAATTAAGGATAAAAAATTAAAAAATGAGAAGTAA
- a CDS encoding transcriptional repressor has protein sequence MNNNTIEVHSTLEKVGITNDPILLKSLTTELGMKASHSRNRIILHIASNPREYFTAKEIYNKLIKEIPSLSKATVYNTLNILKERNILKDIKTTDQKETRFYLSLTSTIAHFKCNKCNQVYPIQLDDIKDILKDKLGEEWKTKSIEIIYSGACNNCHQESQQEEYNTNDDNH, from the coding sequence ATGAACAACAATACAATCGAGGTACATTCTACTTTAGAAAAAGTCGGAATTACTAATGACCCTATCTTGCTAAAATCATTAACAACAGAGTTGGGCATGAAAGCCTCACATTCAAGAAATAGAATAATTTTACATATTGCATCAAATCCACGAGAATATTTTACAGCAAAAGAAATTTATAACAAACTCATAAAAGAAATACCAAGCTTATCAAAAGCAACAGTATACAATACGCTAAATATCTTAAAAGAACGCAACATTCTTAAAGATATAAAAACAACAGACCAAAAAGAAACAAGATTTTATCTAAGTTTGACTTCTACAATAGCTCACTTTAAATGCAACAAATGCAATCAAGTTTATCCAATACAACTTGATGACATTAAAGATATTCTGAAAGACAAACTTGGAGAAGAATGGAAAACAAAATCCATTGAAATTATTTATTCAGGAGCATGTAATAATTGTCATCAAGAATCTCAACAAGAAGAATACAACACCAATGATGACAATCATTAA
- the groL gene encoding chaperonin GroEL (60 kDa chaperone family; promotes refolding of misfolded polypeptides especially under stressful conditions; forms two stacked rings of heptamers to form a barrel-shaped 14mer; ends can be capped by GroES; misfolded proteins enter the barrel where they are refolded when GroES binds) — protein sequence MAKDIYFNEDARKSLLSGIEKLSNAVKVTLGPKGRNVLIDKKFGSPIVTKDGVSVAREIDLENSFENMGAQLLKEVAIKTNDLAGDGTTTATVLAYAIAREGLKNVSSGINPIGIKKGIDHAVALAAEKIRKSAKKITTKEEIAQVASISANNDTSIGEKIAEAMDRVGKDGVITVEESKTFDTTISYVEGMQFDRGYLSPYFSTNKENMSVSFDDTYILICEKKISTIKELLPVLEKVVNTNKPLLIIAEDIEGDALAALVLNSVRGALKVCAIKAPGFGDRRKAMLEDIAILTGGVLVSEELGLTLENVELEQLGQAKSVKVDKDNTTIINTGNREQIRERAELIKKQIEETSSEYDKEKLQERLAKLVGGVAVINVGAVTEVELKEKKHRVEDALSATRAAVEEGVVPGGGSTLIEVAMYLDTVDVSKLSYEEKQGFEIVKRSLEEPMRQIISNAGFESSIYIHQIKTDKKGLGFDAASFKWVNMIESGIIDPAKVTRSALQNAASIAGLLLTTECAITEIKEEKNSAGGNYPMDPGMGMM from the coding sequence ATGGCTAAGGACATATATTTTAATGAAGATGCTAGAAAGAGTTTGCTTAGCGGTATTGAAAAATTATCAAATGCTGTAAAGGTCACTCTTGGTCCTAAAGGGAGAAATGTTTTAATTGATAAAAAATTTGGTTCTCCTATTGTTACAAAAGATGGAGTTAGTGTTGCTCGTGAAATTGATCTTGAAAATTCATTTGAAAATATGGGAGCACAACTTTTAAAAGAAGTTGCAATTAAGACAAATGATTTGGCTGGAGATGGAACTACTACGGCTACTGTACTTGCTTATGCAATTGCAAGAGAAGGACTTAAAAATGTTTCTTCAGGAATTAATCCAATTGGAATTAAGAAAGGAATAGATCATGCTGTGGCTTTAGCTGCTGAAAAAATTCGCAAATCTGCTAAAAAAATTACTACCAAAGAAGAAATTGCACAAGTTGCATCTATTTCTGCAAATAATGATACTTCAATAGGTGAAAAAATTGCAGAGGCAATGGACAGAGTTGGCAAAGATGGGGTTATTACTGTTGAAGAGTCAAAAACTTTTGATACTACAATTTCTTATGTTGAGGGTATGCAGTTTGATCGAGGATATTTATCTCCTTATTTTTCCACAAATAAAGAAAATATGAGTGTGAGTTTCGATGATACTTATATTTTGATATGTGAAAAAAAAATTAGCACAATTAAAGAACTCTTACCAGTGCTTGAAAAAGTTGTAAATACAAATAAGCCTTTATTAATTATTGCTGAGGATATTGAGGGAGATGCACTTGCTGCACTTGTTTTAAATAGTGTACGTGGTGCTTTGAAGGTTTGTGCAATTAAGGCTCCTGGATTTGGTGATAGACGTAAAGCAATGCTTGAAGATATTGCTATACTTACTGGAGGGGTTCTTGTTAGTGAAGAACTAGGACTTACTCTTGAGAATGTTGAACTTGAACAACTTGGTCAAGCTAAGTCAGTAAAAGTTGACAAAGATAATACTACTATTATTAATACTGGAAATAGAGAGCAAATAAGAGAGCGTGCTGAGCTTATTAAAAAGCAAATTGAAGAGACAAGTTCTGAATATGACAAAGAAAAATTACAAGAACGTCTTGCAAAACTTGTTGGTGGTGTTGCTGTTATTAATGTTGGTGCTGTTACCGAAGTAGAACTTAAAGAGAAAAAACATAGGGTGGAGGATGCTTTATCTGCAACTCGTGCTGCTGTTGAGGAAGGTGTTGTTCCTGGTGGTGGATCAACTCTTATTGAAGTTGCTATGTATCTTGATACAGTTGACGTAAGTAAGCTTAGTTATGAAGAGAAGCAAGGTTTTGAGATTGTGAAGAGAAGTCTTGAAGAACCTATGAGACAAATAATCTCTAATGCTGGATTTGAGAGTTCTATTTATATTCATCAGATTAAGACTGACAAGAAAGGACTTGGTTTTGATGCAGCAAGTTTTAAATGGGTTAATATGATTGAGAGTGGTATAATTGATCCTGCTAAAGTTACAAGAAGTGCTCTTCAAAATGCAGCTTCAATTGCAGGATTGTTATTGACAACTGAATGTGCTATTACTGAAATTAAGGAAGAAAAGAATAGTGCTGGTGGCAATTATCCTATGGATCCAGGAATGGGAATGATGTAA
- a CDS encoding alpha/beta hydrolase — MNIKNAIFIFIFIFLLIIVGPKIKFRNEFDKTQIPNKLEEIDQYLLIEESKFNLVENTKKEIIWNKEKEKTQYAVVYIHGFGASKNEIYPIPNNIARALKANIFFTRLKGHGIDNKNAFKGVNTKDWLRDIDEAIQIGQSIGEKLILIGTSNGGACVVWALKNYQDKIHSAVLISPNIYPKDKRTNLVYYPWGRQIAYLITGGYNEPEIRQNKRIEYSKVNIFHSPIRQIDSIIAMMGLVKLININGFNEIKTPLTIAYSPNDPTVDSQEINNFINNYGGYKQSIPIILVESPHSHVPVGNHSYRSAQNTSYLTKYAVDFIQNIKKSK; from the coding sequence ATGAACATTAAAAACGCAATTTTTATTTTTATTTTTATTTTTTTATTAATAATAGTAGGCCCAAAAATAAAATTTAGAAATGAATTTGACAAAACTCAAATTCCAAATAAACTTGAAGAAATTGATCAATACCTACTCATCGAAGAGTCCAAATTCAATTTGGTAGAAAACACAAAAAAAGAAATTATATGGAATAAAGAAAAGGAAAAAACACAGTATGCAGTGGTATATATTCACGGTTTTGGAGCATCAAAAAATGAAATTTATCCTATTCCTAATAATATAGCTAGAGCATTAAAAGCAAATATTTTCTTTACAAGGCTTAAAGGCCATGGAATTGACAATAAAAATGCATTTAAAGGGGTTAATACTAAAGACTGGTTACGAGACATCGATGAAGCTATCCAAATTGGCCAATCAATAGGAGAAAAACTAATACTTATTGGAACTTCAAACGGCGGTGCCTGTGTGGTTTGGGCATTAAAAAACTATCAAGACAAAATACATTCTGCCGTTTTAATATCACCTAATATCTATCCTAAAGACAAAAGAACAAATTTAGTTTATTACCCTTGGGGACGTCAAATTGCTTATCTAATAACAGGAGGGTATAATGAGCCTGAGATAAGACAAAATAAAAGAATAGAATACTCAAAGGTCAACATATTTCATTCGCCAATACGACAAATTGATTCAATAATTGCAATGATGGGTCTTGTTAAATTAATCAATATTAATGGTTTTAACGAAATTAAAACTCCACTCACAATAGCTTATTCCCCAAATGATCCTACAGTAGATTCTCAGGAAATAAATAATTTTATAAATAATTATGGGGGATACAAACAATCAATACCAATAATTCTTGTTGAAAGTCCTCATTCTCATGTTCCTGTAGGAAATCACAGTTATAGAAGTGCACAAAACACATCTTATTTAACAAAATATGCTGTCGATTTTATTCAAAACATAAAAAAAAGCAAGTGA
- a CDS encoding N-acetylmannosamine-6-phosphate 2-epimerase codes for MIKKGLIVSCQALEGEPLHSSFIMSRMALAAKMGGAIGIRANGVLDIRQIKSEVDLPIIGIIKRVYHNSSVFITPTLKEVDELCDEGVEVIALDATFRNRPDGLLLSEFVNKIKEKYPSQLLMADIGSLDEALNADQLGFDFIGTTLHGYTEDTEGFNIADNDFAFLKSLLKCNLKAQLIVEGKIDTPLKAKRSFELGVSLVVVGGAITRPMEITKSFVDKINEVITI; via the coding sequence ATTATTAAGAAAGGTCTTATTGTGTCTTGTCAAGCACTTGAAGGGGAGCCATTGCATAGTAGTTTTATTATGTCTAGGATGGCTTTGGCAGCAAAAATGGGAGGAGCTATTGGAATTAGAGCTAATGGTGTTCTTGATATTCGTCAAATAAAATCAGAAGTTGATTTGCCAATTATAGGCATTATTAAGAGAGTTTATCACAATTCTTCTGTTTTTATTACACCTACTCTTAAAGAAGTTGATGAACTTTGTGATGAAGGGGTTGAGGTGATTGCTCTTGATGCTACTTTTAGGAATCGTCCTGATGGGCTTTTGTTATCTGAATTTGTGAATAAAATTAAGGAAAAATATCCTAGCCAATTATTAATGGCAGATATTGGGTCTCTAGATGAGGCTTTAAATGCAGATCAACTTGGTTTTGATTTTATTGGTACAACTTTGCATGGATATACAGAAGATACCGAGGGATTTAATATTGCTGATAATGATTTTGCTTTTTTAAAAAGTTTACTTAAATGTAATTTGAAAGCGCAATTGATAGTTGAAGGCAAAATTGATACTCCTCTTAAGGCTAAGAGAAGTTTTGAGTTGGGAGTTTCTTTGGTTGTTGTAGGTGGAGCTATTACACGACCTATGGAAATTACTAAAAGTTTTGTTGATAAAATAAATGAAGTTATAACAATTTAA
- the secD gene encoding protein translocase subunit SecD gives MNKVSKLILILFVTSFAYFLIFPTLKWYFFTKEKDKQISSYSKEALRDYSKSQALSSLVKLKELYRKNPKGQIPDDLKYLIPVAKNNYKTYGREFPKSFNDIEALRGGFLTDSDIEELSLEIYRYYEEIKRNKNKIIQLGLDLSGGVSVTISLDYLELEQRLGRALSVLEKEEAIGRTMQILKERVDTFGLTEPKITREAGGNRIFLDIPGEKDERRVDSLLGGKGNLIFYVVDLDATSVLNSKILEAGPLYSIHDIKNSMKLDDSKKIFPWYIKDAYGVDDEARVRYYVVDFGLDNSFDGSHIQDAGILSDPKTGKDVVTFTLDSEGSEKFFAFTQKNVGKTLAVVMEGKIKSVANINHAIAGGNVSIQGDSFDKKEAQELAFVFKTAAFPVEIKIDDLRIIGPTIGEKTIELGIKASLLALVLVFLFMFVYYKTSGFVAGFSLVIYNLFLILAILSAFNFTLTLTSIAGLVLTMGMAVDINIIIYERIKEEIRNGRKFERAFEDGFKKAFWAIMDSNVTTFIAVLFLTLLGTGTIQGFAWSLSIGIVASLFSSLVFSRFILELIISLNRNKCVSISWSSNYAKGV, from the coding sequence ATGAATAAAGTCTCTAAATTGATATTAATACTGTTTGTAACTTCTTTTGCTTATTTTTTAATATTTCCTACTCTAAAATGGTATTTTTTTACTAAAGAGAAGGATAAACAAATTAGTTCATATTCAAAAGAGGCTTTAAGAGATTATTCTAAATCGCAGGCTTTAAGTTCTCTTGTGAAACTTAAGGAATTGTATCGAAAAAATCCGAAGGGTCAAATTCCAGATGATTTAAAATATTTAATTCCAGTTGCAAAAAATAATTATAAGACTTATGGAAGAGAATTTCCCAAATCGTTTAATGATATAGAAGCATTAAGGGGTGGTTTTTTAACTGATTCTGATATTGAAGAACTTAGTCTTGAAATTTATAGATATTATGAAGAGATCAAGCGAAATAAAAACAAAATAATACAACTTGGGCTTGATTTATCTGGAGGAGTAAGTGTTACTATTTCTCTTGATTATTTAGAGCTTGAACAAAGATTAGGAAGAGCTTTAAGTGTTCTAGAAAAGGAAGAAGCTATTGGTCGTACGATGCAAATACTTAAGGAAAGGGTGGATACTTTTGGACTTACAGAACCTAAAATTACAAGAGAAGCAGGTGGAAATAGAATTTTTTTAGATATTCCAGGAGAGAAAGACGAGAGACGTGTTGATTCTCTTTTGGGTGGTAAAGGAAATTTGATCTTTTATGTTGTTGATCTTGATGCTACTTCTGTTCTTAATTCTAAGATATTAGAAGCCGGTCCCCTTTATTCTATACATGATATTAAAAATAGCATGAAACTTGATGATAGTAAAAAAATTTTTCCCTGGTATATAAAGGATGCTTATGGGGTTGATGATGAGGCAAGAGTGCGTTATTATGTTGTTGATTTTGGTCTTGACAATTCTTTTGATGGGTCTCATATTCAAGATGCTGGAATTTTAAGTGATCCTAAAACGGGAAAGGATGTGGTTACATTTACTTTGGATAGTGAGGGTAGTGAGAAGTTTTTTGCTTTTACTCAAAAAAATGTTGGAAAAACTTTAGCTGTAGTTATGGAAGGTAAAATTAAGTCAGTAGCCAATATTAATCATGCTATTGCTGGTGGAAATGTATCAATTCAAGGAGATTCTTTTGATAAAAAGGAAGCACAGGAACTTGCATTTGTTTTTAAAACAGCAGCTTTTCCTGTTGAGATAAAAATAGATGATTTAAGGATTATTGGTCCTACTATTGGAGAAAAAACAATTGAACTTGGCATAAAGGCTTCTCTTCTTGCTCTTGTTTTGGTCTTTTTATTTATGTTTGTATATTATAAAACAAGTGGTTTTGTTGCAGGATTTTCATTGGTCATTTATAATTTGTTTTTAATATTGGCAATTCTTTCTGCATTTAATTTTACTTTAACTCTTACAAGTATTGCAGGTCTGGTGTTAACGATGGGTATGGCTGTTGATATTAATATAATTATTTACGAAAGGATTAAAGAAGAGATTAGAAATGGTAGAAAATTTGAAAGAGCATTTGAAGATGGATTTAAAAAAGCCTTTTGGGCAATAATGGATTCAAATGTTACAACATTTATAGCTGTGCTTTTCTTAACTCTTCTTGGAACAGGGACTATTCAAGGTTTTGCGTGGTCTTTATCTATAGGGATTGTGGCGTCACTTTTTAGTAGTTTAGTCTTTTCAAGGTTTATTTTGGAATTGATTATATCTTTGAATAGAAACAAATGTGTAAGTATTTCTTGGAGTTCAAATTATGCAAAAGGTGTTTAA
- a CDS encoding PTS transporter subunit EIIC, whose product MGRFFQNAQKFGRSFMLPIAILPAAGLFLGIGGAFSNPATISTYTFLDVFFLQSVFNIMRTAGAIIFVNLPPIFAIGVAVGLAKSDKGTAGLAAFIGYLVLNSTIGILVEMFGKVEDFSNGAIGLILGIKTLETGVFGGIIVGIMTYCLHNKFNKVEFPRVLGFFSGSRFIPIIVSLSSIFLAVLMFIFWPFMQSGISMVGVLVDATGYVGTLIYGIFLRMLGPFGLHHIFYLPFWTTGIGGSEIINGKLVEGTQNIFFAELSSHSTDKFFIGTSRFMSGRFITMMFGLPGAALALYRLAKPNQKEKVFGLLLSSALTSFLTGITEPLEFSFLFVAPVLYVVHAVFDGCAFMVAHILQITIGQTFSGGFIDFVLFGILQGNARTNWVLVPMVGVCWFWLYYFSFTFLISKFDYKTPGREDIVNSHDSFSLSKNEVVREGDVSVQVVMGLGGRDNIVELDCCATRLRVTVKDSIKVSKSILESTGAKGIIIKSSGVQVVYGPGVSVLKNEIEEYLDNEEN is encoded by the coding sequence ATGGGGAGATTTTTTCAGAATGCCCAAAAATTTGGTCGTTCTTTTATGTTGCCTATTGCCATTCTTCCTGCGGCAGGATTATTTTTAGGAATTGGAGGTGCTTTTTCCAATCCGGCAACTATTAGTACTTATACATTTTTAGATGTATTTTTTCTTCAATCAGTTTTTAACATCATGCGTACCGCAGGTGCTATTATTTTTGTTAATTTGCCACCAATATTTGCAATTGGAGTTGCTGTTGGGCTTGCAAAATCGGATAAGGGAACAGCAGGGCTTGCGGCTTTTATTGGATATCTTGTTTTAAATTCTACGATTGGTATTTTAGTTGAGATGTTTGGTAAAGTTGAAGATTTCTCAAATGGAGCTATTGGATTAATACTTGGTATTAAAACTTTAGAAACAGGTGTTTTTGGTGGCATTATTGTTGGTATTATGACTTATTGTCTTCATAATAAATTTAATAAAGTTGAATTTCCAAGAGTACTTGGGTTTTTTTCAGGATCTAGATTTATACCGATAATAGTTTCTCTTTCAAGTATTTTTCTTGCTGTATTGATGTTTATATTTTGGCCATTTATGCAATCTGGAATTAGTATGGTGGGTGTATTAGTTGATGCAACAGGATATGTTGGTACTCTTATTTATGGTATTTTTTTGCGAATGCTTGGTCCTTTTGGGCTTCATCATATATTTTATTTGCCTTTTTGGACAACTGGTATTGGTGGTTCTGAAATTATTAATGGTAAATTGGTAGAAGGAACTCAGAACATTTTTTTTGCGGAACTTTCATCTCATAGTACTGATAAATTTTTTATTGGAACTAGTCGTTTTATGAGCGGAAGATTTATTACTATGATGTTTGGATTGCCTGGAGCTGCTCTTGCACTTTATAGACTTGCAAAACCTAATCAAAAGGAGAAAGTTTTTGGTCTTTTGTTGTCATCGGCTTTAACTTCTTTTTTAACAGGAATTACTGAGCCCCTTGAATTTTCTTTTCTTTTTGTTGCGCCGGTGCTTTATGTAGTTCATGCAGTTTTTGATGGGTGTGCATTTATGGTTGCTCATATTTTACAGATTACAATAGGTCAGACTTTTTCTGGGGGATTTATTGATTTTGTTCTTTTCGGGATTTTACAAGGAAATGCAAGAACAAATTGGGTTTTAGTTCCAATGGTAGGTGTTTGTTGGTTTTGGCTATATTATTTTAGTTTTACTTTTTTAATATCTAAATTTGATTATAAGACTCCTGGTAGGGAGGATATTGTTAATTCTCATGATTCTTTTTCTTTAAGTAAAAATGAAGTTGTAAGGGAAGGTGATGTTAGTGTGCAAGTAGTTATGGGCCTTGGGGGACGTGATAATATTGTTGAACTTGATTGTTGTGCTACGCGACTTAGAGTTACCGTAAAAGATTCTATAAAGGTTTCAAAGAGTATTTTGGAAAGTACTGGAGCCAAAGGAATTATTATCAAGAGCAGTGGTGTTCAGGTAGTTTATGGGCCTGGAGTTAGTGTTCTTAAAAATGAAATTGAAGAATATCTTGATAATGAAGAAAATTAA